A genomic window from Candidatus Hydrogenedentota bacterium includes:
- a CDS encoding Gfo/Idh/MocA family oxidoreductase has protein sequence MDIVQQPAWFKIRKTLRYARLYGPGRTYIKVRSELHMKRRFAVLPAKRSDWLPGQSVGLIGCGRYGYSTIAYYLQRRFGAVIGACMDIDAHRAASLAQFFRIPHHTDDAEELIADGRLKMIYIASNHATHAEYAIRALDAGKHVYIEKPHVVSEDQLARLYKAMKRSGGRVFLGFNRPVGRLGRRAIEFLAREPGSGVYNWFVVGMLLDEDHWYHDEGEGGRVLGNICHWTDYVLHLVPRDAFPIAIHPVRDRKPDEDIAISYRFNEGSIAVITYSAKGYPFEGVRERFSAQKGNCILSLDDFERLRADVLDRKHIVRNFYRHHGHRENICGAYESVFQGRPYDFAAQYTHIVNTAWLFLKTKEALDRDRPLIIGACPLLDGDS, from the coding sequence ATGGACATCGTACAACAACCGGCATGGTTTAAAATCAGGAAGACGCTGCGCTATGCGCGCCTGTACGGTCCGGGACGGACCTATATCAAGGTGCGCAGCGAACTGCACATGAAGAGGCGTTTTGCGGTGTTGCCGGCCAAACGATCCGACTGGCTTCCGGGCCAATCCGTCGGGCTGATCGGGTGCGGACGGTACGGTTACTCGACCATCGCATACTACCTGCAACGCCGGTTCGGGGCCGTCATCGGCGCGTGCATGGACATTGACGCCCACCGGGCCGCGTCGCTTGCACAATTTTTCCGAATCCCGCATCACACGGACGACGCCGAAGAACTCATCGCGGACGGCCGGTTGAAAATGATTTATATCGCGTCGAACCACGCGACCCATGCCGAATATGCGATTCGCGCGCTCGATGCGGGCAAGCACGTCTATATCGAAAAACCGCATGTGGTAAGCGAAGATCAGTTGGCCCGGCTGTATAAGGCCATGAAACGTTCCGGGGGACGGGTTTTTCTCGGCTTCAACCGACCCGTGGGACGGCTCGGTCGGCGCGCTATCGAGTTTCTTGCGCGCGAACCGGGTTCGGGCGTCTACAACTGGTTTGTCGTGGGCATGCTGCTCGACGAGGATCATTGGTATCACGACGAAGGTGAAGGCGGGCGCGTTCTTGGCAATATCTGCCATTGGACGGATTACGTCCTGCATCTCGTGCCGCGCGACGCATTCCCGATAGCCATCCATCCGGTGCGTGACCGGAAGCCGGACGAGGATATCGCGATCTCGTATCGCTTCAACGAGGGATCCATCGCCGTGATTACCTATTCGGCAAAAGGCTATCCCTTCGAAGGCGTCCGCGAGCGTTTTTCGGCGCAAAAGGGCAATTGCATCCTTTCGTTGGATGACTTCGAGCGCCTGCGCGCGGACGTGCTTGACCGGAAGCATATCGTGCGCAATTTTTACCGGCACCACGGACACCGCGAGAATATCTGCGGAGCCTATGAAAGCGTGTTTCAGGGACGTCCCTACGATTTCGCCGCGCAATACACGCACATCGTGAACACGGCATGGCTGTTCCTCAAAACCAAGGAAGCGCTCGACCGCGATCGCCCATTGATCATCGGGGCGTGCCCGTTGCTGGACGGGGACTCATGA
- a CDS encoding glycosyltransferase family 4 protein, whose product MKICILQTIHEPYDKRVFHKEAKSLVAAGYEVISIVPSDQPLPDSADGVQFRRIPVSKNFLDRFVSSLRLAWMGRRERADVYMSVEPESWVSALLIKLATGRKIVFDVHEYFPTLFARLFPKAMERAVVWATLKAMRGMARMTDALILTKECLRADFAGLPTPATVVLNTNHLQPPCAEIPEGIRSRYANRTVIIHQGIFGDARGSYQLLDAMKLVAGKIPDIVCICLGDYLYGDEAAYREALRASGMDRHIELLPPVPFQQVPAYIAASRIGLILFQPVGLQHTLGMPHKMFDYMREGVPVIAPDYAVEIRHVVEEAQCGLLIDVTNPGAIAEAIIRLIENPEEARRLGANGRRSVETRYNWETEEKKLLAVFENLRTKP is encoded by the coding sequence ATGAAAATCTGCATTCTCCAAACCATTCACGAACCCTACGACAAGCGCGTGTTCCACAAGGAAGCCAAAAGCCTTGTGGCGGCAGGCTATGAAGTCATATCCATCGTTCCAAGCGATCAGCCGCTGCCGGACTCCGCCGACGGCGTTCAATTCCGGCGCATCCCCGTATCGAAGAACTTCCTCGACCGGTTTGTCTCTTCGCTGCGTCTGGCATGGATGGGCCGGCGCGAACGCGCGGACGTGTACATGAGCGTCGAGCCGGAATCGTGGGTATCGGCGCTGCTCATCAAGTTGGCGACCGGACGGAAGATTGTTTTCGACGTCCACGAATACTTTCCCACACTTTTCGCGCGGCTGTTTCCCAAGGCGATGGAACGCGCGGTCGTATGGGCGACGCTGAAAGCCATGCGCGGCATGGCGCGCATGACCGACGCGCTGATTCTGACCAAGGAGTGCCTGCGCGCGGATTTCGCCGGGCTGCCCACGCCGGCCACGGTCGTCCTGAACACCAACCATCTCCAACCGCCCTGCGCGGAAATTCCCGAAGGCATCCGCTCGCGCTATGCGAATCGCACGGTTATCATCCACCAGGGCATATTCGGCGACGCGCGCGGATCGTACCAGTTGCTCGATGCGATGAAACTCGTGGCAGGAAAGATTCCGGACATCGTGTGCATTTGTCTTGGCGATTACCTGTACGGGGACGAGGCCGCCTACCGGGAAGCGCTGCGGGCCAGCGGCATGGATCGCCACATCGAACTGCTCCCGCCCGTTCCGTTTCAGCAGGTGCCGGCCTATATCGCCGCGTCGCGCATCGGCCTGATCCTGTTCCAGCCGGTCGGACTGCAACACACGCTGGGCATGCCGCACAAGATGTTCGATTATATGCGCGAGGGCGTGCCCGTCATCGCTCCCGATTACGCCGTCGAGATCCGGCATGTCGTCGAGGAAGCCCAATGCGGGCTGCTGATTGACGTCACCAATCCCGGGGCCATCGCGGAAGCCATCATCCGCCTGATCGAAAATCCCGAGGAAGCCCGGCGACTCGGCGCCAACGGACGGCGCAGCGTCGAAACGCGCTACAACTGGGAAACCGAGGAGAAAAAACTCCTCGCCGTCTTTGAAAACCTCCGCACGAAACCGTGA